The nucleotide sequence CGCGAGACGCGCCCCACGTGTCGGAGTAGTAGTACGAACCCACCACGGGAAAGACCATCCCGTTAGGCCCGGCCACGGCAGCGACCCCGGAAGGCACTCTGCCCCCGGAGCGAACCGCGTTGAGGCGCGCCTTCACGGCCTTGAACTCGGATTCAGTGGAACGTAGTCGCTTCTGAAGCGCATCACGACGCGACCGAAGCGCTCGCACGTCTTGCGACTGCTTCGTGCGCTGGGCGGCGAGCTTCTTGCGCGCGGCGGTCAGCTGGCGCGTGCGGGTCTTGACCTCACCGACCACTTCCGCGTCACTCGTGCCGATACGGTTGAGGTGCTCGAAACGGGTGACGAACTGCTCGAAGTCAGCCGCGCCCACAAGGAAGTCGAGCAGATCGAGGTCGTCTCGCCGGTAGATGGAGCGAGCACGTCGGTTGAGCTGGGCTTTTGCGGCCTTGAGTTTCTTGCGAGCCGAAACAAGCTGCTTGCTGGTCTTGGTAAGCCGTGATTCCGTCTCGTCGAGTTCCCAGTACGCGTCATCGAACGCGGCACCGGCGCGCGAGCTCTCGCGCTTCAACTCCTCTAGCCTGGCCTTGAGTTGTGCTTCGGTCTCCGCGTACGCGGGAGCAGAGAGCACAGTAGCGCTCATCACGACTAGCAGGGCTATGGCCATGGCTCTGCGGATCACGGCGACTCCGGTGAACCGAGAGTCTGGCCGATGGCTTGGTAGATGCTCCGGGCCACCGCGTCAGCCCAGCGTGGATCGAGAAAGCTTGTCGTATCCGCTCGGTCTGAGTTGGATCCAAGCGTAACTCGGACCCAGACCCGTTCAGAGGCGCCGAACACGCCATCCGATGCCTGGCTTTCCTGACGAGGTGCAGAGCCGGAGGCTGCCAGCGCGCTGGAGATCGCAGAAGCCAGAACAGCAGCTGACGTGGGCTGCGAGGCGGTCAACGAGGTGGCAGCCGAGACGACCATTCCCGGCGTGCCCTCCGGGCGGACGGACAGACCGACTCCGGCGGTGTATGCCAGGGCTCGGGCACGAGAAGCGCGATCGATCTCGATTGTGGACGTGTCCGCCCCGGTTCTGAGCATGGTCACCGTGGCGCCTGAGGCCTCCAAGAGTGACCTGAGCCGACGGGCGACCTCAAGGGCCGGGTCGTTGCCGGCTCCCGCCACAGGAGGCGCCGGGTCGATCACAAGCGCAACACCATCGAGACGATACGGCCGCAAGCTGCCTGTGGCTTCACGAGACGAGGCCACTTGAAGCCGCACACGATCACCGGTGCGCACGGTAGCCCCTGCCGCGGGAGTCGATCCCAAGACCGTGTCACTCGCCGTGTCTGACAGCACGAACTCGACTTCGATGAAGAGTCCCATGTCCTCAAGCGTCCCCGTGGCCAGGGCAAGACCCTCCCCGACAACATCGGGCATAAGAAACTCCTCAGTGCCGCCGGACACGACGACCTCTACCGGGTCTCCGGGTCGCAGCTGCTGCCCCGGGGCAGGGCTCTGCTCGAGAACCTCGTTGGCGGGGGCGTCGCTGAAGCGCCGCTCAGCTACGACGAGGATCAGGCCCTCTCGGGTCAGCGTGGTGCCGGCTTCGGCCTCCGAGAGCCCGATGACGTTAGGGACGGCGACAGCTGACTGTGCGAACGACCAGAATGCCACGCCGGCAGCAAAGACGAGCACCGCCACGACGATAGCGCTGACCGCCCACACCGAAGGCGCCACAAGGGGCGAGCGCGCCCGACGTTCCCGGTCAAGTGCGGGTACGTAGGAGTTCTCGCCAGCAAGCGGCGCCGTGGGAATCGCAGCGTCAGCGAGCTCGTCGAGCCAATCGCTTGTCTGTTCTTTGGGGTGTTCGATGTCCTCACTCATACGCAGTCAAGTATACAGTCGACGTGTGATGAAGGTATGAACTCGTGCAGATTGGCCGTCGTCGCTTGAGAGCAGTGCCGTCGGGCAGGTATGCTGCACCCCCGTTTTCGAACTGCACGCTTCACGAGGAGGGTCACCCGGATGCCTTCGTACGACTTCCGCTGCACCGCATGTGAGCTGGTGTTCGAGGTCACTCGGCCCATGACATCAAGCAAGCCCGAGCGTTGCCCTGTGTGTGACGCGACTACCAAGAGGGTCTTCACGCCCGTTGGCGTGGCTTTCAAGGGAAGTGGGTTCCACAACACAGACTACCGTCCTAAGCCGAGCGAGCAGGCCGACACGGCGTGCCCTGCCAAATCAGACTCGAAGCCGGGCTGTACTGGGTGCCCTGCAGCTGAGTAATTCGCGACGACTGCGAGGACACCTCCGCAGCGATGGTTGCAACGCAGAAGGCCCCGCATCGACGGGGCCTTCTTGTGCGCGCATGCAGGCGGGGCAGGACGCGCGGAATGTGCGGTGCGAGGCTAATCCATGCGAACCCAGAAGCGTTCGTCCCCGGTGCGGATGACGGTCTCGATGAAGCGGACGGTGCCCGTCTTGTTGTCCATCGCAATCGAGTGAGTGCGCGCCCCTTGACCGAAGTAGCGAACACCGCGGAGCAGCTCACCGTCGGTGACACCTGTCGCGATGAAGGCCGCCTCATCGGTATTCACGAGGCAGTCCATGTCGAGTACTCCATCGATGTTGCAGGTTCCCATGTCCACGGCGCGCGCCTTCTCTTCGGGGCTGCGCCAAGCGAACCGTCCCATGAAGCATCCCCC is from Coriobacteriia bacterium and encodes:
- a CDS encoding FmdB family zinc ribbon protein yields the protein MPSYDFRCTACELVFEVTRPMTSSKPERCPVCDATTKRVFTPVGVAFKGSGFHNTDYRPKPSEQADTACPAKSDSKPGCTGCPAAE
- a CDS encoding PASTA domain-containing protein; translated protein: MSEDIEHPKEQTSDWLDELADAAIPTAPLAGENSYVPALDRERRARSPLVAPSVWAVSAIVVAVLVFAAGVAFWSFAQSAVAVPNVIGLSEAEAGTTLTREGLILVVAERRFSDAPANEVLEQSPAPGQQLRPGDPVEVVVSGGTEEFLMPDVVGEGLALATGTLEDMGLFIEVEFVLSDTASDTVLGSTPAAGATVRTGDRVRLQVASSREATGSLRPYRLDGVALVIDPAPPVAGAGNDPALEVARRLRSLLEASGATVTMLRTGADTSTIEIDRASRARALAYTAGVGLSVRPEGTPGMVVSAATSLTASQPTSAAVLASAISSALAASGSAPRQESQASDGVFGASERVWVRVTLGSNSDRADTTSFLDPRWADAVARSIYQAIGQTLGSPESP
- a CDS encoding peptidoglycan DD-metalloendopeptidase family protein, which translates into the protein MIRRAMAIALLVVMSATVLSAPAYAETEAQLKARLEELKRESSRAGAAFDDAYWELDETESRLTKTSKQLVSARKKLKAAKAQLNRRARSIYRRDDLDLLDFLVGAADFEQFVTRFEHLNRIGTSDAEVVGEVKTRTRQLTAARKKLAAQRTKQSQDVRALRSRRDALQKRLRSTESEFKAVKARLNAVRSGGRVPSGVAAVAGPNGMVFPVVGSYYYSDTWGASRGGGRRRHKGTDIMAPTGTPLVAITSGTVRTKSNGLGGRTIWLSGDNGWSFYYAHLNSYVVTSGRVRAGQVIGTVGYSGNAAASAPHLHLQIHPGGGSPVNPYPYLRSME